A region of the Nothobranchius furzeri strain GRZ-AD chromosome 13, NfurGRZ-RIMD1, whole genome shotgun sequence genome:
taatgtcaaagtgtaaagaagtgcatttaccgtttagtgatttatgcagctttttatggacaggaatcaAAACATATGAcatatatttaataaaaaaaaatttttaattcAAGTTCAGAGGAGGGAGGAATCCTTTGTATGCACCGTCTTCTGGGAACTCCTGCCTTATTCTGGAGACAGCACATGACGGGATGACAACACGAATGTGCTGTCCCAGGTAAccccaacaccacctgaccacattcCGGTACGCCAGATGTCTGTAACACCTGAGAAAGAGGTGGTATGAGTTATAAATAAAGTATTCATAAATCAAGTAATTTGACAATTGTCTTACCTGTTGAGCATAGTCTCCTGCATCTCCCCATAGAGTTGCAGAAAGGTGCCATAAACTGCCTGCAACACGTAGGGATTCAGAGCAACAGGCTCAAAACCAGGATGCTCAGTTATGCAGGAGGTTACACCCACCTGCTGACACCTGAGCATTACCTACGACAAAGAACAACTGATATCAGGGCTATAAGAGTTCAATATTAGCATGATGTTAGTGATTGTGTAACAAATGTGTACATTACAGAATGCTTTTCCCATGGTGgggtacttttatttttataccttgggcgtttctctgcaGCACACATTTTCTCTGGCAGACAATGATGTACAGTGGCCACAGGTGCACCTGTTGAGGCAGTCATACAATGTTACTTTTAGCTAAGCTAAATACAGCTTTAGCTGTGGCAAAAAGCTACTTACCACTCAGAGACTGGACCCATTCGATGCCTTGATACTCCTGCTGGCTCGGCTCCAGGGGACTCGGACAACTCACGAGCTAGTGGCTCAAAAAGATACGGTTCAGGACCGCTTGCTTCCCCCCAAAAGCCCTCCTCCCTATCCTCTGGGGAAGAAGGTGGAGAAAAGTCCTCCACCTCGAATGACTGCTCTGAGCTAGTGTCGCTCTCCGTCGCCATCTGGCTTCAAATTTGTGTATGTCAATCACGGTtgtagctccgccttctcggtcttacAGGAAACGCCTCTTTGTGCCGCATTTTTCAAAAATGAAATGTTGGTGgcgtaagactctgagggggtcATTACCACTTCTTTAACGTTTCAAATGTGCAAAGCCTGCCTCCAGAGAATTGATCCTCTCCTTAACTCTGCACAGGCCTGTTAATTACTTATTAATTTCAATCAGTGTAGGAACAAAGAAACAGCTAACGtgtgcaggatggtagccctcaaGGACCGGTGTTGGTGACCCCTGTTTTAgatgatgaacacagctgatttgtttgatttagtaatgaaccactcctgtagacactaatgaatgcTGAGGAGACACTTTAgcaattaaagtgacaatgtgtagtttttacctttcaTTTATGgagatatccatcaaaatgttgttgaaaatgagcaaaatgatgtccagtgtccagttgttgaaaaatgttggcggctttgtaccttataaccataaaaataaggTCTAAAGTGCATAGGGCGGGGGTCTAGTGTCTTTAGGGGACGCCATGTTTCTTGGCTTGGGGTCCTGCAcctgtcgatgatgtcacactagatgactggctgaATGTATGACTTTATGACATTACCACATTTGAAAACATTAAgccagtaagaaacatgaatctAATAACAAAATTGCTGAACTATTTCAaaaaacctatgtgaaagaacagaattgaaaaagagatacagtatattttggctgagtggtATTACCATAGCATGATGACATAATCGGCAGAAGCAAGACCCTGAGCAGAtgcgccagaaaactacaatcagcatttcattctctcaatggaattaactgaaggacaacTCAGAGTCCAGAGAAGGGATTTTTCCACAGGAATCAAATCAACAGATAGGACTTTGAAATGAATAATTTACAGAATAAATACCATTTAAATGCCAATCAAACCGTAATTAGCTCAATATTTATATAATTCAGTTGCTGCCTTGGGGAGCAAAAAGGTCCCAGTCAATTGTCTGGATCAAGAGCCACTTAATCTACTCAACCTGCTGCATAATCACTGAGATGTTTCAAACATAATGCTGATGAGGGTATTAATTCAGTTGATTAACACCTTAAACCTACTTGTGTGTCAACACTAGACAAATGTTTTCAAACACAATTACTGTTGCAGTataatttagattttatttacATGCAAATAAACATCATTTAGAATATTTTTCTTCAAGGGAAACATTTAGGTGAGTGTGTTTCATACTTTGTATTCGCTGATGTTGTCCTCCATCTTCACACCTGGGTGGGCCATCACTGACGACTCATCCAGGGCAACCAGCTCCGGCCAGTTGCTCTGACATTCCCGCGGGAAGCCCGAGAGGTCGCCCAGCTGTTCGCTGGCTCCTTGAGGAGCGGCCTCGTGCTCCGGCGAGGACTGATCATACTCGGTTTTCACCgtcagagaggaggaggaggacggggAGAGCTCAAACGTCAGCTGTTTTTTCTTCATCAGCGCGCGCCAGTCCAGATAACGACGCTTCACCTGCATGAGAAGATCCAAAAAAGTGATTATTAGAAATCACCACCGGCTGAGTTTAAATTTGGTTTAGTTTTTGGAGACAAACGTACCTCAGTGGCGGTGCGCAGCTCTCCCTCTCCTAATGCATTCACACCCTGTGCCACTTCCTCCCATGCCTGCCTCTTCAGCTCATTAACTGCTGTGTTCTGTTCAGAAAAGagaacaaacaattaaaacaatgtTGTTCACTCTGTTCCAACATTAAGTCTTACcgtttattttagaaataaacaAGGCAGCCAGCAGAAGGAACATCAGGACAACACGTGATTCTGGGAAAATAACTAAATATGTCCAATCAAAACCTACAAATTTAGACGTCTTAGTCATTAATTTGTATTTGTTAGAATCGTTTTTTTTAATGAGGAAATTTattaaacctttttcatctgtttttaaatgaatttagcactttaaattaacttttgaaACAGGCAATaaggattttttttattctatAGTTTGGATCTTTTTTGAAATGCTATAATACTCATTGTACCCTTTGATACTGTGAGAAAAGTTGATATAGTATACTTGTAAACATCACTCATCTTGGGTTATTTGAGGTCAAGGGAACACTCAAAATCAACCCAAGTAAATTGTATTGTCTTTATCTATCTAAAAATCCAATTTCAGACAAACCTTAAAGAATTATTGCATTTTTGAGTCGTCCTTGTTGAGAATGGAACCCAAACTTTCACTCATGAACCTGTTTAACTGCAGAAATTTTAAATGAAAGGTTTGGTTCACTCGTTCAATCAGTacgtttgcagtggtttctagtaggaattaatgccttgtatgGTAAGTTGTATTTGGGGTAAAAAAAACTGATTTGAGCTTGTGGTAaaaatcaagaaaattatttaaatttgacCTTGAGAATAAAGGAAAAAGGAACCCAGTAAATTTATAGATAAACACCTGCTTTTAAATTGAATCAatcaaactaaataaaataataaaaaatctgAAATTAATTGCAAACAGTTAGTGCTTCGTTGTGGAGTGGTAAGTGCATGTAATGGCTTGGCACAAATCACGATTGTATGTTCCTTGCTGTCTACCAATCAATATAAATGCATGTTTGAAATGTATAGTTTTGGTGATTCAGATTCTTATTTATTGCAAGATCTTAAAAACCTGCTTCCTGGAGAACAACACGTCCCTTCTTTTGTCGATCTCCCTGATGAGAGTCTGTGTTTCTCTCACGCTGTAGttgctcttcctcttcctccttcgaTGCTTTACTTGCAGGAAATCCAGCTTGGCACCACAAAGGTGGGGGAAAACCCCAGATATACACTAAAGATGTCAAGCAAGGTGGCtcaagcaggaaaaaagaaaatgGATATGCAGGAATGTATGCAAGAAAAGAGACAATGGATGAGAGAGGGGTTTAATCCTCAGATGTCAAACTGTCTATGTCTGACAAAGGTTGCCCAGCAGACAGGGTTTCCTTCAAGTCTGTATCCATCAGTGAGGACTTCCTCTGTGAATCAAGCAGCATGTGAGACGTTTTCTAACTTCTGAGATGCTGTTATACCAGGAAATCAGCTGGAAAGAAATGTGCTGGGTGCAGAAAGCTCAGCAGGCAGTCGAAAGGGTACATCATCTATAGCTTCCTTCAGTTTGCATGGAAGGGTCTTGCCTTGATAGGGTCCTGATTTGATGTAGCTGCATCTACGTGGTGTTGGTTATGACAGGAATGGCACGGCGCTCCACTTTTATTCCTGTTCACTGCAGGTGAGCTCCTGGAATACAATCTGAGTCAATAACATGTCACCTGATGACATAAATCCAGTTAGGAATTAAAATTTTACTCAGCATTGACTGGGCTGGAAGCTTGACTGAATGATTATTTTATGGAAAAAATGTAAAAGACTTTAGGAATTTTTGTTCATTTACATCTTACGTTGAAATGCTGCAAATTAGTCAGATGAGTCAAATTTTACATTTCATAATTTCACATATCAATAAAATGTTAAGTTGACGTTCTACTTGAGAACCATGAAAAATGCGAATATCCTTATGATTTCTGCAACAAACGTACAATATTTTATCGGAAAAAATTTGAGAATATAAtttttgaaaattaaaaaaaatcttatttCTCACACAGATTTACATTTGGAACAAGTTAATCTGCCATTTATTTTCAATAACCAAcaaacacacaacatatatagtaAAAGTACATAATGTCTTGTAATAACTGGCATACATTTATAGAGGAAATAACGCTTGAATCGAGGGATTAGGTTTGCGGTGTTTTATCAGATAAGAGAAACTGTttcaccatcagcagcagcattacaATATTATCTCACCGCCACGTCTAAAACGCATAATCTGTAAAAACATAGTAAAAGCAACCCACCTTTACCGCAATCACAACACCGCTGAAATTACAATTCCACTGGTGCTTTCAGGATTAATCAGACTCTGGGATAAAAAATAAGGCACAATTTGTAAATCCCTTTTAAAATGTATGGTTCAATGTTTAATTTATCTTAACGCCAACCTACTCTGTATGCGAACGATGGGACTGTTTATTATATGCAGTGCTTCATTTAAtgcatgtgtacaaaataaaatttatatatatacaaaATAAAATTAGTTATAAGATGTAACCCACCATAAGCATGTGTATTTACTTGTATTATGTGAAATAACTAAGGTCCGTACTAAAGCTGGTGGGATTTATTGATTTACTTCTAAAAGGCAGTATGTTTTAAAAGAAATTGACCGATTTATCGCAACCCAATCACATTTAGCTCGTAATTACAACAGTCTCGAGAACATGTGAACACATCGCTACTAGCCTACCGTTTACGCTACTCGTATTGGTCAATtctgcaccgcgcccacttgccaCGTGACGTTATTCCGGGAAATGCGTTGCCGTCAGAGCCAAAATACAAAGAGACGTAAGCCTTGTGtcatattttgtttatttttatgaaaAACTCTAACTTCTCTAAAACCGCGTTAGTATGCGGGAACGACCTGACACGTCTTGGGTGTAAAACTATCAGGTTTGTCAGAGAAAAGTCGCATGTTTTCACCGGATGCTAACATTAGCTAACAGTACAAGAGTAGTTTAAGGCTGAGGAGATGAGAAGGAGATGGGTTCTGTCCGCTGGGCTTTCCGATGTGGCACCTGGAGACCGAGCAGGTCCGAGTGGCTGTTCGCTGCTCGCTGCGTCCAGCGGGAGGAAAAGGATCGAGTTGGGCAGTTTGTTTTCGCAAAGGATGCCAAGTCAGCCATGGTGAGCCTAAAGATcttttgtttttgatttattgctGTCTTCAGTAATTTGGCCATATGTTTTTCAATGTGACTCAACAGGCTGGACGTTTGCTGCTTAGAAAGTTTGTATGTGAGAGGTTTGGGATCCCCTGGTCTGAGATCAGACTGGAGCGATCTCCTCGAGGGAAACCCTACCTGGCTACATCTGTCAAGGTGAAGTCCGGTTGTTATTTTTCTCTGTATCCATGTTGTTACACTGTAAAACTTAACTGATGCAGGAAATCGTAGCTGGTGGTCCAAATTAATCAAGTTTAAATATTCCAGATGCATTTATCCAGCTTACATTGTCCTAAAATGTGTTAGATCTTTGGCCAGATATCATGGCTCCTGATTTCTTGTCCCAATCAAAGTGTAATGAGTTTGCATCATTTTTCAAAGATAAAATCTTAAACATCAGATTAGCCATTCACTTTGCCATGTCAACCAATACAACCAGATCACTGCTAGAGCCACACAACAACACTCTGGCTAGAATGCCAGTTTTCTATATGATTAGTGCCCAAACACTAGAGGACTAGAATATTTAATGCATGAAAGCTGATATACTGAAAATTGTTAATTGCTCCTTAATGACGGGTATTTTTCCTAATtcactgaaaactgctgctgttaaGCCTCTTCTGAAGAAAAGTAAACTAGATCTTAGTGATGAATAATTACAGACCAATTTCTAATCTGTTACTGAAAGTTATTGAAAAAGCAGTTATGACCCAGCTGGACAAGTTCTTGGAGACAAAAAAATAACTCCTGGAtggttttcagtctggctttagacaacaccacagcatGGAGACTACACTGATTAAAGTATTAAATTATATCTGTATTAATACAGATTCAGGCAAAACATCTGTTTTGATAATGCTCAATCTCAGTGCAGTTTTTGATACTGTGGACTACAACATCCTTTTTGATAGACTAATGAACTGGGTGGGACTTTCAGCCACAGTTTATAGTTGGTTCCAGTCATACCTCGCAGACAGGAGTTATATTGTTTCCATTGGTGAACACAAATCAAAGCAAATTGCCCTGACATGCAGTGTCCACCAAGGCTTGATACTTGGACCACAGCTTTTCTATCTCTACATGCTCCCACTGGGCCatgtcataaacaataacaacatcgCCTAccacagttatgcagatgacacccagatctacctagctctatcgcCTAATGAATctggtcccctagactcactctgtcagtgcctagagcaagttaatgactggatgcaatcaagcttccttcagttaaacaaagacaagactgaagttattgtctttggaaataagcaGGATAGGATGGCGGTTATTTCTCAGCTTAGCTCcaaaggaataaagacaaagactctGGTTAGATATCTTGGTGTTACCATTGATTCAGACTTGAGCTTCACTAGTCACATTAAAGccataactagatcagcgttttatcatctccaTCATTTAGCAAGACTCAGAGATCTCATGTCaaaacaagacctagagaaactaattaactggtcttccaggctgtactgtgagagctcttcaaatggtccagaacgcagctgtgcgtctggtcttcaatcagccaaaaagagcacaagtcacccctctgttcattgagctccactggctaccgctagctgcacacatcaaattcaaatttttaacactagcatacaaattccgagatggtacagctcccatctacctgaatcctcttgcaaaggcttacttctcggcccggccgctccggtcatcacaggatcgtcggctagcagtgcctacaccgcgCTCagaacaatccagactcttctcgtgcatcattccacaaatgtggaatgatccaccaagcactaccagaacaggggcttccttttcaattttcaataaactcctgaagaccctggacttcagagagcatcttctaaactagcaccctccctgcacccatcccctctctctactgtccactccttgttccctcctctccttgattcatcatgctgcctcactgccacctatgacTGACTCAAAATtgtttgttgctgttgttgttattattgttgttgttagcctcaagggcaacatgccgattataacttgtaaATCGTTTTGaacaaagcgtctgctaaatacataaacataattattgcgttcatctccagcaggctggactactgcaatggtctcttaactggtctttccaaaaaagctgtgaagcaactgcagcttgttcagaatgctgctgctagagtcttaacaagaactgggAGAACGGAgcgcatcactcctgttcttagatccctacactggttaccagtaaactacagaatatatTTCAAagagctcctactagtttataaagcactcagtggcatgggaccaaaataatTGTTCGATCTCATTCCCGTATATACACCCAAtaaggctctgagatcccttggaaacaatcagctggtagaaccacgggtcagaacaaaacatggtggagatgcatttagttactatgctgctcacatatggaaacaGCTTCCCCATGAACGCAGATGTgtcccaactctagtaacttttaaatcaaaattaaaaacctTCATGTACTCAttagcctttgaataaatgtttcttatgctgcactttcTGCACTATAACTGCTACCCTTGTGACTATGCCTTTTATCTGTTTTGTGAATCTGAAATTAATCTACATTTCTTTGTTTGATTTACTGTGTTTGCTATTCTTGCTTCTGTAAAGCCCTTTGAATTGCCTTTTTGTTtgcaatgtgctatacaaataaagctgccttgctttgCCTAAAATGTTTTGCAGGTGGCaagttaaacatttaaaaaacattatAATTGGGGTGCTTGTGCTTCAAGTGATTTTAGCATTTTTTTACACTTAAAACGTTGTATTTTTGCATACTCTAATACTGCATtatagggagtctaagtctcTTCCCCTTCcgctcggctcatgggtccctggaagaacgaaaaaaatgaatgcaagtcaatgaggctaaaaaagatattttctaatctgcattgccttaggccctggatcacacatatgctgtactgcaatttaaatgtaaATTAATTATGTGTGTTTCGGCCGTGCCTGTCACGTacattgagatttatcagcttgcaaaagttcataattagcatgacaacAAATAAGACGTCGCATAgatgatgtcaccacagaatctcctctcctctagcatagctactacttaccaaatggccatatTTACGGTGGGTCGTTCCTTCTgaatgaaggatttgaagtttgctgaactcacAGCCGTTTTACCTCTGCTTTGACGTCACTTTCATgaggcacatttgtagtcctggacttattttcacacaaaacctaaaataacatctcCCCtcattcgaaaataagcgctttcttggtatcaaaatgcgtctttaaggtTCACGGACATCATAGGTGAAAtcaatggcacataacaagcaggtttagaaaatagagtttttagccccattgactttcattcattttttcgttgttccggggacccatggtccgaaagtagatgggcatgacttaggctccctatacttaTGGTACTCTCACCAATGGATCCACTGTTTCTAATGGAGTCAGACAAGGTGGAATTTTGTCTCTTGTCCTTTTCAACCTCTACCTTGATGATCTGTCATCTGCGTTGAATAACTGCAAGACTGGATGCTAGGTGGACGACATCCTTGTAAATCATTTAATGTATACAGAAGGCCTAGTCCTCATGCTTTCCTACAGTGCTGGcatgcagcagctgctcagggtcTGTGCTAGGTATGGTGAACCGTGGGACCTCGTTTTAACCCTaaaaatccaatccaattttatttctaGCACTTTCTACACAACACtgtcgaccaaagtgctgtacagttatAAATAGACAAGCGCTTATAAAACACACCAACAATAAAACAAATCACAGCTAAAATAATTTTAGATTAAAACACTTTAAAAATCCACAACTTTAAAACCAACATGGTTATATAAAAATCAAACAAGAGTCGATGTAAAACAATCGGATCGTGTTAAACTCTAGCGAGTGGAAGTGCATCTTGAGAAGAGTTTTAAACTCCACAAGCGAGGAGGCTTTCCTGATATTGACAGGCAGCTGATTCCATAGGCTAGGAGCAGCCACAGCAAGACCTATCACCtctctgcctcagccttgccctcggaACAACCGACTGCAgctggtcagccgacctcaatagGCGCTGTGGATCGTATGGCAGGATAATGTCTGAGAGGTATGATTGTGCCAACCCATTTTAAGATTTGTATGTCAGATTGAGaatcataaaacaaattctaaaaacaaCAGGAATCCAGTGAAGAGAAGCTAGCACCATGGTGATGTGATCACACCTACAGGTGCCTGTTGGCAAacgtgctgctgtattctgcaccAACTGCAGTCTTGAGAGACATCGTTGACTCACCCTAATATATAGACCATTACAGTAGTCCATGCTcaaggtaataaaagcatgaatgggTCTTTCCATGTCCCTCTTTACCAGGACAGACTAAACCTTAACCAGTTTCATTATCTGGAAAAAGCAGGATTTTACCACACAGTTTATCTGCTTGTCAAATTTCTGCTTCGAGTCGACCTTGACCCCCAAGTTTGAGGTGACATCTTTGAGACAAGGCGACAATGCATCcaagagagaaggagaaacagccgatgACCCACTAGATTTAAAAAATATAATTTCGGTCTTTCTGTCATTAAAGCTCAGAAAATTAGAGGCCTTCTACACTTTTACTTCCTCGAGACACTGTAAACCACTGCCATGCCTTTGCCTGGAGCATAAATTGGACAGTCGTCTGTGTAACAATTAAAGGCCAGACCATATTTCCTAAAAGATAGCATCCAGAGGAAGCAAACATGAAGAGAACAGTAGAGGACCAAGCACTGAGCCCTGAGTGTTATCATGATAGCTGCAAGTTAACTAAAGAGGATCAGAAGATGAACTTTCCATCATTTTACTTTACAAACCAAGTCTTGGTTTAGGTAAGAACATTCAAACACTTGGGGCTCGTTCTAGGAACTGATGATGAGGATATAAAGAGACCGTGCTGTAAGCCGTACATGCAGGCTTACACTCTGGCCTTTTAACTTGTGCTCAGATGATGTTAAATTCATGTGCAACTAACATTTTAGTCTGAGCTCTGTCATCTTTAACATACAGTGACTTTTTAATCACCTCACCTATATAGTTTATGATGAGAATGGGTTTTATTTGTTGCCTTTGCTTATTTTGTTTCTTATTTTATCTTTGGTGTCTTATGATATGGACAAATTGTTTTGGTctggaataaagtttgattggTTGATTGCATAAGACTGGTAATCTAAATCATGTTTTCATTGATATTGTTAAattaatacaggtcagttcagatTCAGGTCGGTCCTGGAGCTTCAACCTCTCCCACCAAGGGGACTACGCTGTACTGGCTGCTGAGCAGGGGCTGCAGGTTGGAGTAGATGTGATGAAGACCACAATGCCAGGTGAATGCTGAAGTTCATAACCGGCAAATAGTATCAGAAGCATGCAAAGAAAATAGTAACCTTTTGTTCTAGTTGTTAGCCTTTATTTTAGTTGGGTGTTTGTATTCAAAACAATATTGTTTGTGTTTGCTGTAAAACTCCCTCTGATGTAAATAAATCCAGCTACATGACTGAGTAGTTTTTGTAAAGGCTTGTGCAATTCTGCAGATCAGCCACAAGATGCCGCTGTTGCCTAATAATGAACCCAATCGCTTTCAAAGAAGCTTGTTTTTGCTAAATTTGGGTTTGTGCATGTGTGCGGCCACCTCATTTAGATTAATATTTTCTGGTGCGGGTTCCATAtttttgtatttcctgttttatgacCTTCTGCTTCCTCCCTGAAGGCAGCCGCTCTGTGTTGGAGTTTTTCCACATCATGACTCGACAATTTACAGCATACGAGTGGAGCACCATCCAATCGGCTGGCTCAGAGTACCAGCAGCTCGCCATGTTCTACCGCCACTGGGTAACCATAGCAACCTTACTACCCTGTCATCACATCACATTGCCACCAGGCCCTTACAAgtggtgtgtgcgtgtatgtgtgtgtgagagagagagagagacggagaggaaaatacatatacatataaaataaatagaaagaaaataaaaaaatttataTCCTTGAAGACAAATGCACATTTGTGCATTCCACATGTGACACATGTCTCCACTTGTATAAAAGTTTGTCcttggagacacacacacacacacagatggtcaCCAAAAGTAACAGCAGAGCTAAGTAAAAATGCTGTGAGATTGAGGGGTGGCACAGATATGTCAAGCTCTGATATCACTACCACAGCGTTGACAAATGAAGGAGCTCAATGTTGCCATAACGATTAGCCCTGTATCGGTGTTATTGTGGCTTATTGGCTGGTTGCTTACAGGCACAAAGCTCATCTTTTGTATTTGCTACcaccacacactcagacacactcaCCTATAGAAGCAGACAGACTATCTTCAAATCTTTCCAAGCTTTTTGCAAACAAGTAATCACATTTCCTCTCTTTTGCTGTTAGACTTTGAAGGAGAGCTTCATCAAGGCCATCGGTACCGGCCTGGGCTTCAACCTGCAGAGGGTGGAGTTTCATCTGTCCTCTGAGCCGCTCACTCAGGGCCGGGTGCTGCG
Encoded here:
- the LOC107380441 gene encoding P2X purinoceptor 7-like: MATESDTSSEQSFEVEDFSPPSSPEDREEGFWGEASGPEPYLFEPLARELSESPGAEPAGVSRHRMGPVSEWCTCGHCTSLSARENVCCRETPKVMLRCQQVGVTSCITEHPGFEPVALNPYVLQAVYGTFLQLYGEMQETMLNRCYRHLAYRNVVRWCWGYLGQHIRVVIPSCAVSRIRQEFPEDGAYKGFLPPLNLN
- the aasdhppt gene encoding L-aminoadipate-semialdehyde dehydrogenase-phosphopantetheinyl transferase, which translates into the protein MGSVRWAFRCGTWRPSRSEWLFAARCVQREEKDRVGQFVFAKDAKSAMAGRLLLRKFVCERFGIPWSEIRLERSPRGKPYLATSVKVSSDSGRSWSFNLSHQGDYAVLAAEQGLQVGVDVMKTTMPGSRSVLEFFHIMTRQFTAYEWSTIQSAGSEYQQLAMFYRHWTLKESFIKAIGTGLGFNLQRVEFHLSSEPLTQGRVLRLTKMHLDEEEEGEWLFEESLLDAEHHVAVALGPEDRAGTATPPPPTTTFTLLSFDELIASASPLTEEDPAYWDEFKMKDEAPQRQRDAQISI